In a genomic window of Anoxybacter fermentans:
- a CDS encoding ISL3 family transposase, whose translation MQYNNIIKFLDLPDIIATEIISTEDRYIFIAEAKKNHIVCPQCGNITNKIHDTKWQNIRDIPIRGKLVIIRLLKKRYRCPYCHKRGIPEKYESIDKYARNTKRFDKYLAKETVSKDYSKVARENGLSYTAVNNAVKKVVDPLIKQQVSKLSQLKAISIDEFAVLKRHKYGVSITDPINRELIDILPTRKKDDLIDYFNCWEDEQRRQIQSISMDMWRPFKAVADAAFTHAKIVIDKFHLVTLMNRALDEVRKQVQQTVNNHQRRKFFQSRLLLQKRAEELTDEEHEKLIKLFELSPALEKAWELKEEFRDLLQLDNVKEATRALKRWYKEVIKSKLMPFYQVKKIIQRWEEKILNYFKTKITNGFAEGINNKIKLIKRIGYGVPNVMNLRRRVFNAMLSY comes from the coding sequence ATGCAATATAATAATATCATAAAATTTCTTGATTTGCCAGACATTATTGCAACTGAAATTATTTCAACGGAGGACAGATATATTTTTATCGCTGAAGCAAAGAAAAATCACATTGTGTGTCCTCAGTGTGGTAATATCACTAATAAAATCCATGATACAAAATGGCAAAATATTAGAGACATCCCCATAAGAGGTAAACTAGTAATCATTAGACTTCTAAAGAAAAGATATCGTTGTCCTTATTGTCATAAGAGGGGTATCCCTGAAAAATATGAAAGTATTGATAAATATGCCCGTAATACCAAACGCTTTGATAAATATCTTGCTAAAGAAACTGTCAGCAAGGATTATTCTAAAGTTGCTAGAGAAAACGGGTTAAGTTATACAGCTGTTAATAATGCAGTTAAAAAAGTAGTTGACCCTCTCATTAAACAACAAGTTTCAAAACTTAGTCAATTAAAAGCCATCAGTATCGATGAATTTGCAGTTTTAAAACGCCATAAATATGGAGTTAGCATTACAGATCCAATTAATCGGGAGTTAATTGACATTTTACCTACTCGCAAAAAGGATGATTTAATTGACTACTTTAATTGTTGGGAAGATGAACAAAGACGACAGATTCAATCGATCTCTATGGATATGTGGCGGCCGTTCAAAGCAGTAGCAGATGCAGCATTTACTCATGCAAAAATTGTTATAGATAAATTTCATCTTGTAACTTTAATGAACAGAGCCCTTGATGAAGTTAGAAAACAAGTTCAACAAACAGTAAATAATCATCAGAGAAGAAAGTTTTTTCAAAGTCGTTTATTACTCCAAAAACGAGCTGAAGAATTGACAGATGAAGAACATGAAAAGCTCATCAAATTATTTGAACTCAGTCCAGCTCTAGAAAAGGCCTGGGAATTAAAAGAGGAATTCAGAGACCTATTGCAGCTAGATAATGTGAAAGAAGCCACCAGAGCTCTAAAAAGGTGGTATAAAGAAGTAATAAAAAGCAAGCTGATGCCTTTTTACCAGGTAAAAAAGATAATACAAAGATGGGAAGAAAAAATACTAAATTATTTTAAGACTAAGATAACCAATGGCTTTGCTGAGGGTATCAATAACAAGATTAAATTGATCAAAAGGATTGGATATGGTGTTCCAAATGTTATGAATCTAAGGAGAAGAGTATTTAATGCAATGTTAAGTTATTAA
- a CDS encoding RHS repeat-associated core domain-containing protein gives MYMMVIDFLAEYDQHGGGIQPLAEYFSGNGNIIARKMYGYHDRKLNGYQPNTRGFLFFFHHDVNRNVMDITDRSGNSLFKYRYDAFGEVYAGVMEPYNHHGLTEKFYDTKVKLYHFKARDYDPVTGQWIQRDRYRGRLSDPRTLHGYMYVYQNPVRFEDPLGYDIDVSVTDPIEPVVGIPEDPEAGIRDMLDDLDELINESGKIYGFGSQGEEVKEIQTILNEGFGKDVKVDGIYGQETKMAVEEVQAELGVTVVGIVGQETLETMRIKLNSKQEETLEIIDKEVEKAVEEVDSMLNPELQIKRINNDIGFTTAAGIKDGLDIPVIKIDRQKQEENMQEFEKYFDIEYHYKTMDKYIEDPDSVSDQDLQMAIIYVSIYGENTNIQKYKDEELNRFDREIIAWTNYFNDRWNKKSKYKIEPLDPSLVKALIARENRNFVPNLEEYNGPGRGLMQLEVGKGRSIDELRNLKILLVNVKDWSDVNQNIAGGIRWLYEKVGHVSWCKSKYDQELEGNPGYEWYKNNVEKIEEGIKKYGTEWFGPVLAYNGTGERAWDYAERVFEAYKYGTDPQPPYEKNKLF, from the coding sequence ATGTATATGATGGTAATAGACTTTTTGGCAGAATATGATCAGCATGGTGGAGGTATTCAGCCATTAGCAGAATATTTTTCCGGTAATGGCAATATTATTGCCAGGAAGATGTATGGTTATCATGATAGGAAACTTAATGGTTATCAGCCTAATACAAGAGGGTTTTTATTCTTCTTCCATCATGATGTAAACAGGAATGTGATGGATATAACTGATAGATCAGGCAACAGTCTATTTAAGTACAGGTATGATGCTTTTGGGGAAGTTTATGCAGGGGTGATGGAGCCATACAATCATCATGGATTGACAGAGAAGTTTTATGATACAAAGGTAAAATTGTATCATTTCAAAGCAAGAGACTATGATCCAGTGACAGGTCAATGGATTCAGAGAGATCGTTACAGGGGTCGTTTAAGTGACCCCCGAACCCTACATGGATATATGTATGTATATCAGAATCCTGTGAGATTTGAAGATCCATTGGGGTATGATATCGACGTTTCTGTTACAGATCCGATAGAGCCAGTAGTAGGAATTCCTGAAGATCCAGAAGCAGGAATACGGGATATGTTGGATGATTTAGATGAACTGATTAATGAAAGTGGAAAGATATATGGCTTTGGATCTCAGGGAGAAGAGGTAAAAGAAATTCAGACGATACTTAATGAAGGGTTTGGAAAGGATGTCAAAGTAGATGGCATATATGGTCAGGAGACTAAGATGGCAGTAGAGGAAGTCCAGGCTGAGTTAGGAGTTACAGTAGTTGGTATTGTTGGCCAGGAGACTTTAGAAACAATGAGGATAAAGTTGAATTCAAAACAAGAGGAAACTTTAGAAATTATCGATAAAGAAGTTGAAAAAGCAGTAGAAGAAGTGGATAGCATGTTGAATCCGGAATTACAAATAAAGAGAATAAATAATGATATTGGATTTACTACAGCTGCAGGTATTAAAGATGGATTAGACATACCTGTGATAAAAATTGATAGACAGAAGCAGGAAGAAAATATGCAAGAATTTGAAAAATATTTTGACATTGAATACCACTATAAGACAATGGATAAATATATAGAAGATCCAGATAGTGTTTCTGACCAAGATTTACAGATGGCGATTATTTATGTCAGTATATATGGTGAGAATACCAATATTCAAAAATATAAGGATGAAGAACTTAATAGATTTGACCGTGAAATAATTGCCTGGACAAATTATTTTAATGATAGATGGAATAAGAAATCTAAATATAAAATAGAACCATTAGATCCAAGTCTGGTTAAGGCATTAATTGCACGTGAAAATCGTAATTTTGTTCCGAATCTTGAGGAGTATAATGGGCCAGGAAGAGGTTTGATGCAATTAGAAGTAGGAAAAGGTAGGTCTATAGATGAATTACGGAATCTAAAAATATTACTAGTAAACGTTAAAGACTGGTCAGATGTAAATCAGAATATAGCTGGTGGAATTAGATGGTTATATGAGAAGGTTGGTCATGTTAGTTGGTGTAAAAGTAAATATGATCAAGAGCTAGAAGGTAATCCAGGATATGAATGGTATAAAAATAATGTAGAAAAAATTGAAGAGGGGATTAAAAAATATGGAACAGAGTGGTTTGGACCGGTATTAGCATATAATGGAACAGGGGAAAGAGCCTGGGATTATGCAGAAAGAGTTTTTGAAGCATATAAATATGGTACTGACCCACAACCGCCTTATGAAAAGAATAAATTGTTTTAA
- a CDS encoding RHS repeat-associated core domain-containing protein, which yields MYMMVIDFLAEYDQHGGGIQPLAEYFTGNGNIIARKMYGYHDRKLKGYQPNTRGFLFFYHHDVNRNVMDITDRSGNSLFKYRYDAFGEVYAGVMEPYNHHGLTEKFYDTKVKLYHFKARDYDPVIGQWIQRDRYRGRLSDPRTLHGYMYAYQNPVRFEDPLGYDIDVSVTDPIEPVVGIPEDPEAGIRDMLDDLGELINESGKIYGFGSQGEEVKEIQTILNEGFGKDVKVDGIYGQETKMAVEEVQAELGVTVVGIVGQETLEAMKKAVEEVDSMLNPELQIRGINNDIGFNTAAGIKDGLDIPVIKIDRQKQEENMQEFEKYFDIEYHYKTMDKYIEDPDSVSDQDLQMAISYVSIYGENTNIQKYKDEELNRFDREIVAWTNYFNDRWNEKSSYEIEPLDPSLVKALIARENRNFVPNLKEDGGPGRGLMQLEEGRSIDELRNLKILLVNVKDWSDVNQNIAGGIRWLYKKVEHVGWCKDVFRKKKKKSPGYKWYKRNEKKIKEGVKKYGTEWFGPVLAYNGTGERAWDYVERVFEAYKYGTDPQPPYEKNKLF from the coding sequence ATGTATATGATGGTAATAGACTTTTTGGCAGAATATGATCAGCATGGTGGAGGTATTCAACCATTAGCAGAATATTTTACCGGTAATGGCAATATTATTGCCAGGAAGATGTATGGTTATCATGATAGGAAACTTAAGGGTTATCAGCCCAATACAAGAGGGTTTTTATTCTTTTACCATCATGATGTAAACAGGAATGTGATGGATATAACTGATAGATCAGGTAACAGTCTATTTAAGTACAGGTATGATGCTTTTGGAGAAGTTTATGCAGGAGTGATGGAGCCATACAATCATCATGGATTGACAGAGAAGTTTTATGATACAAAGGTAAAATTGTATCACTTCAAAGCAAGAGATTATGATCCAGTGATAGGTCAGTGGATTCAGAGAGATCGTTACAGAGGTCGTTTAAGCGATCCACGAACCCTACATGGATATATGTATGCATATCAGAATCCGGTAAGATTTGAAGATCCATTGGGGTATGATATCGACGTTTCTGTTACAGATCCGATAGAGCCAGTAGTAGGAATTCCTGAAGATCCAGAAGCAGGAATACGGGATATGTTGGATGATTTAGGTGAACTGATTAATGAAAGTGGAAAGATATATGGATTTGGATCTCAGGGAGAAGAGGTAAAAGAAATTCAGACGATACTTAATGAGGGGTTTGGAAAGGATGTCAAAGTAGATGGCATATATGGTCAGGAGACTAAAATGGCAGTAGAGGAAGTCCAGGCTGAGTTAGGAGTTACAGTAGTTGGTATTGTTGGCCAGGAGACTTTAGAAGCGATGAAAAAAGCAGTAGAAGAAGTGGATAGCATGTTGAATCCGGAATTGCAAATAAGGGGAATAAATAATGATATTGGATTTAATACAGCTGCAGGTATTAAAGATGGATTAGACATACCTGTGATAAAAATTGATAGACAGAAGCAGGAAGAAAATATGCAAGAATTTGAAAAATATTTTGACATTGAATACCACTATAAGACAATGGATAAATATATAGAAGATCCAGATAGTGTTTCTGACCAGGATTTACAGATGGCGATTAGTTATGTCAGTATATATGGTGAGAATACTAATATTCAAAAATATAAGGATGAAGAACTTAATAGGTTTGACCGTGAAATAGTTGCCTGGACAAATTACTTTAATGATAGATGGAATGAGAAGTCTAGCTATGAAATTGAACCATTGGATCCAAGTTTGGTTAAGGCATTGATTGCACGTGAAAATCGTAATTTTGTCCCGAATCTTAAGGAGGATGGTGGGCCAGGAAGAGGTTTGATGCAATTAGAAGAAGGCAGGTCTATAGATGAATTACGGAATCTAAAAATATTACTAGTAAACGTTAAAGACTGGTCAGATGTAAATCAAAATATAGCTGGTGGAATTAGATGGTTATATAAGAAGGTTGAACATGTTGGTTGGTGCAAAGATGTGTTTAGAAAAAAGAAAAAAAAGAGTCCAGGGTATAAATGGTATAAAAGAAATGAAAAGAAAATTAAAGAGGGCGTTAAGAAATATGGAACAGAGTGGTTTGGACCGGTATTAGCATATAATGGAACAGGGGAAAGAGCCTGGGATTATGTAGAAAGAGTTTTTGAGGCATATAAATATGGTACTGATCCACAACCGCCTTATGAAAAGAATAAATTATTTTAA
- a CDS encoding IS1182 family transposase — protein MKRKNHNKKTFIEYNMNQTMLPLSFDVFIPENHLVRVVNSAIERMNIEPLLEKYKGGGRSSYHPKMMLKVIVYAYTQRIYSSRRIAKALRENIYFMWLSGNNKPDFRTINRFRSEIMKDVIDEVFTSVLELLIEEGYVKLENYFLDGTKIEANANKYSFVWGKATKKYKARLRAKINELLKEIEKTNEEENRLYGDNDLEEMGEGKEIDSKKLEEKIKELEERLEKNSKNRKLKKTIKELKSKYLPRMKKYEQQEEILNGRNSYSKTDTDATFMRMKEDHMKNGQLKPAYNVQIGTENQFVVGYSIHQRPADSRCLIPHLEKVKEITGKIPENVIADSGYGSEENYDYLEKANTNIYVKYNTFHKEQKKKFKNDIFKVENWPYDKENDEFICPVQRRLIYCKTKEIKTENGYTKQIRYYKCENCDGCELKENCTRAKGDRVIRINFKLREYKQKVKENLCSDKGMKLRSQRAIEAESVFGRIKGNWSFRRFLLRGLEKVKIEWGLLCIAHNLAKLATV, from the coding sequence ATGAAGAGGAAAAACCATAATAAAAAGACATTTATTGAATATAATATGAATCAGACAATGTTGCCTTTGAGTTTTGATGTGTTTATTCCTGAGAATCATTTAGTAAGGGTGGTAAATTCAGCTATAGAAAGGATGAATATTGAACCCCTGCTTGAAAAATATAAAGGTGGGGGTAGAAGCAGCTACCATCCGAAAATGATGCTTAAGGTTATAGTATATGCCTATACTCAGAGAATATATTCATCAAGACGGATTGCCAAGGCACTTCGGGAAAATATTTATTTTATGTGGCTTAGTGGTAACAATAAACCTGATTTTCGGACGATAAACCGATTCAGATCAGAGATCATGAAAGATGTTATTGATGAGGTATTTACATCAGTATTGGAACTTCTTATAGAAGAAGGATATGTAAAGTTAGAGAATTACTTTTTAGATGGTACAAAAATAGAAGCTAATGCAAACAAATATAGCTTTGTCTGGGGAAAAGCGACAAAGAAGTACAAAGCAAGGCTCAGGGCAAAAATTAATGAACTTTTAAAAGAGATTGAGAAAACCAACGAAGAAGAGAATAGATTGTATGGGGATAATGATCTGGAGGAGATGGGTGAAGGAAAAGAAATAGATTCAAAGAAACTCGAAGAAAAAATTAAGGAACTTGAAGAACGTCTAGAAAAGAACTCCAAAAATAGAAAGTTGAAAAAAACAATTAAAGAACTTAAGAGCAAATATCTTCCCAGAATGAAAAAATATGAGCAACAGGAAGAGATTTTAAATGGACGAAACAGTTATTCTAAAACAGATACTGATGCAACTTTTATGAGAATGAAAGAAGACCACATGAAAAATGGGCAATTGAAGCCCGCATATAATGTTCAGATAGGTACAGAGAATCAGTTTGTAGTTGGTTATAGTATTCATCAAAGGCCGGCAGATTCAAGATGCTTAATACCTCATTTAGAAAAAGTAAAAGAAATTACAGGTAAGATTCCGGAGAATGTGATAGCTGATTCAGGTTATGGTAGTGAGGAAAATTATGATTACTTAGAGAAAGCTAATACTAATATTTATGTTAAGTATAATACTTTTCATAAAGAACAAAAGAAGAAGTTTAAAAATGATATATTTAAAGTAGAAAACTGGCCGTATGATAAAGAAAACGACGAGTTTATTTGTCCTGTTCAAAGAAGACTCATTTACTGTAAGACAAAAGAAATTAAGACTGAAAATGGATATACTAAACAAATTAGATATTACAAATGCGAAAATTGTGATGGGTGTGAGTTAAAAGAAAATTGTACCAGGGCCAAAGGTGATCGAGTAATAAGAATAAATTTTAAATTACGTGAATATAAGCAAAAGGTAAAGGAAAACCTTTGTTCCGATAAAGGTATGAAACTCCGTTCTCAAAGAGCAATTGAAGCGGAATCTGTCTTTGGAAGGATCAAAGGCAATTGGTCATTCAGGAGATTTCTGCTTCGTGGCCTTGAGAAAGTAAAAATTGAATGGGGTTTACTGTGTATAGCCCATAACCTGGCTAAACTGGCAACAGTATAG